From a region of the Deltaproteobacteria bacterium genome:
- a CDS encoding cupin domain-containing protein, with protein MDLQELSQWMKDRNLKGHWEHSEWSQTVKPHLWKGEEIMQALNWSGELITTGEAGRRTIQMRNPGLSTGMTNTVHISVQLVKPGEIAAAHRHTAAAIRFIVKGTPNAYTIVEGERFQMFEGDFITTPNWTWHDHFNESTEPVMWLDGLDVRLVTHFGAMIQENFKAQQQPVEKPESYSSKVFAHARPSWIKNSFQAPPYRYPWTETNATLQGLKDSAGDPYDGIILEYTNPLDGGHTLPTCSCSIQLLRPKEKTKSHRHTSTTVYYSFRGKGMTKVSANEFHWGQSDIFVVPSWQWHSHENTTNEDAILFSISDRPSTEALGLYREEAE; from the coding sequence ATGGATTTACAAGAACTCAGCCAGTGGATGAAAGATCGAAACCTCAAAGGCCATTGGGAACACTCGGAGTGGTCGCAGACGGTGAAGCCCCATTTATGGAAGGGCGAGGAAATCATGCAGGCGCTCAACTGGTCCGGCGAGCTGATCACCACGGGCGAAGCTGGGCGCAGAACGATTCAGATGCGCAATCCAGGTCTGTCCACGGGCATGACCAACACGGTGCATATCTCCGTGCAATTGGTGAAGCCCGGCGAAATCGCCGCGGCGCACCGCCACACCGCGGCGGCGATCCGCTTCATCGTCAAAGGCACGCCCAACGCTTACACCATCGTCGAAGGCGAGCGTTTCCAGATGTTCGAGGGCGACTTTATCACGACGCCCAACTGGACCTGGCACGATCACTTCAACGAGTCGACCGAACCGGTGATGTGGCTCGATGGTTTGGATGTGCGGCTAGTGACCCACTTCGGCGCCATGATCCAAGAAAATTTCAAAGCCCAGCAGCAGCCGGTGGAGAAACCGGAGAGTTATTCGTCGAAGGTGTTCGCCCACGCGCGGCCGAGCTGGATCAAGAATTCTTTTCAGGCGCCGCCCTATCGCTATCCTTGGACGGAAACCAACGCGACGCTGCAAGGTCTAAAAGACAGCGCCGGCGATCCCTACGACGGAATTATTCTTGAATATACCAATCCCTTGGACGGCGGCCATACGCTGCCGACTTGTTCCTGTTCGATTCAACTCTTGCGCCCCAAGGAAAAAACCAAGTCGCACCGCCATACCAGCACGACGGTGTACTATTCCTTCCGCGGCAAGGGCATGACCAAAGTGTCAGCCAATGAGTTCCACTGGGGCCAGAGCGATATCTTCGTCGTGCCGTCCTGGCAGTGGCACTCGCACGAGAACACGACCAACGAAGACGCGATCCTGTTTTCGATCAGCGACCGGCCGTCGACGGAGGCGCTGGGACTGTATCGCGAAGAAGCAGAATAA
- a CDS encoding amidohydrolase has translation MKSNRITVTFLLILATLFLSACLIDRIGGAFSKQPEELERSASPAAQKLIDQAFTDIDSNKLVDFHTHVIALGTSARDAFVNAKMQSGFTLDRLKFLIYTSAADIKNIDNADREYIGRLARLARGAKRHGKYRILAFDKHYNADGTVNLAKTNFYVPNQYVVDLARQHSDIFEPVISVHPHRWDALVELEKWVNAGVKYVKWLPNAMGIDPADKSAEPFYRKMKEYNMILLSHAGEEQAVEADADQELGNPLRLRKALDMGVRVIVAHAASLGRCADHDNGGKQTQCFDLFLRLMDEPKYVGRVFGEISAMLQFNRMPGPFTTLLKRQDLHPRLVNGSDYPLPAINALIRTRSLASDGFITKAERTALNEIYDYNPLLFDFILKRTIRHPETKQKLAPSVFMENPGLEN, from the coding sequence ATGAAATCAAATCGTATCACCGTTACGTTCTTGCTGATCCTCGCGACGTTGTTCTTATCGGCCTGCCTGATCGACCGAATCGGCGGCGCGTTCTCAAAGCAACCGGAAGAACTTGAGCGCAGCGCATCGCCGGCGGCGCAAAAACTCATCGACCAAGCTTTTACCGACATCGACTCGAACAAACTCGTCGACTTCCACACCCACGTCATCGCCCTCGGCACGAGCGCGCGCGACGCTTTCGTCAATGCGAAAATGCAAAGCGGCTTCACTCTCGACCGGCTGAAATTTCTCATCTACACCAGCGCGGCGGATATCAAGAATATAGACAACGCCGATCGTGAATATATCGGCCGGCTGGCGCGCTTGGCCCGCGGCGCCAAGCGCCATGGCAAGTACCGCATCCTCGCCTTCGACAAACATTACAACGCCGACGGCACGGTCAATCTCGCCAAGACCAACTTCTATGTGCCCAACCAATACGTCGTCGACCTCGCCCGTCAGCATAGCGATATCTTCGAGCCGGTGATCTCGGTCCATCCGCACCGTTGGGATGCGCTAGTGGAATTGGAAAAATGGGTCAACGCCGGCGTCAAATATGTCAAATGGCTGCCCAACGCCATGGGCATCGACCCGGCGGACAAATCGGCGGAACCGTTCTATCGCAAGATGAAAGAGTACAACATGATCCTGCTGAGCCATGCCGGCGAAGAACAAGCGGTCGAAGCCGACGCGGATCAAGAACTCGGTAATCCGCTGCGCTTGCGCAAAGCGTTGGATATGGGCGTGCGCGTGATCGTCGCCCACGCCGCCAGTCTCGGCCGTTGCGCGGATCACGACAACGGCGGCAAGCAAACACAGTGCTTCGATTTATTTCTGCGCCTGATGGACGAGCCCAAGTATGTTGGACGGGTCTTCGGCGAAATCTCGGCGATGCTGCAATTCAATCGTATGCCTGGGCCGTTCACGACCTTGCTTAAACGCCAAGACCTGCACCCGCGCTTGGTCAACGGCAGCGACTATCCACTGCCGGCGATCAACGCGCTAATCCGAACGCGGTCACTGGCCAGCGACGGTTTCATCACCAAAGCCGAACGCACAGCACTCAATGAGATCTACGACTACAATCCGCTGCTCTTCGATTTCATCTTGAAACGCACCATCCGCCATCCGGAGACCAAACAAAAGCTAGCGCCGTCGGTGTTCATGGAAAACCCGGGACTGGAGAATTAG
- a CDS encoding RtcB family protein produces MSASNYNTIQAENGVPIKAWTKGVAVEAVAEKQLRNVASMPFIYKWVAAMPDVHWGIGATVGSVIPTKGAIIPAAVGVDIGCGMMAVQTTLNASQLPDNLRAVRTAIEKAVPHGRTENGRKGDRGAWGEIPKRQIGVWRQLERGYKTITDKFPNLNRGNDVNHLGTLGTGNHFIEVCLDESEQVWFMLHSGSRGVGNRIGTFFIELARKDMRQYIKNLPDRDLAYFTEGGEHFDDYVEAVSWAQEFALYNRKLMMEQLVEAVTQLSGVPQFSLTETAVNCHHNYVAREEHYGQSVFVTRKGAVRAGKGDLGIIPGSMGARSYIVRGLGNDESFHSCSHGAGRLMSRNEAKRRFSLEDHIKATAGIECRKDSDVIDETPMAYKPIDDVMNAQKDLVEIVHTLRQVVCVKG; encoded by the coding sequence ATGAGCGCGAGCAACTACAACACAATCCAAGCCGAGAACGGCGTCCCCATCAAAGCCTGGACCAAAGGCGTTGCGGTCGAAGCGGTGGCAGAAAAGCAACTGCGTAATGTCGCTTCAATGCCGTTCATCTACAAATGGGTAGCGGCGATGCCGGATGTGCATTGGGGGATTGGCGCGACGGTTGGGAGCGTGATTCCGACCAAGGGCGCGATCATTCCCGCGGCGGTGGGCGTCGACATCGGCTGCGGCATGATGGCGGTGCAGACGACTTTGAATGCGAGCCAGTTGCCGGACAATTTGCGCGCCGTGCGCACGGCGATCGAAAAGGCGGTGCCGCACGGGCGTACTGAAAATGGCCGCAAAGGCGACCGCGGCGCGTGGGGTGAGATTCCCAAGCGGCAGATCGGCGTCTGGCGTCAACTTGAGCGCGGCTACAAAACCATTACCGATAAATTTCCCAACCTCAATCGCGGCAACGACGTCAATCATCTCGGCACTCTGGGCACGGGCAATCATTTCATCGAAGTGTGCTTGGACGAGAGCGAGCAAGTGTGGTTCATGCTGCACAGCGGCTCGCGCGGCGTCGGCAACCGCATCGGCACGTTCTTCATCGAGTTGGCGCGAAAAGATATGCGCCAGTATATAAAAAATTTGCCGGATCGGGATCTCGCTTATTTCACCGAGGGCGGCGAGCATTTTGACGACTACGTCGAAGCGGTGAGCTGGGCGCAGGAGTTCGCGCTGTACAATCGTAAGCTGATGATGGAGCAGTTGGTCGAAGCGGTGACGCAGTTAAGCGGAGTGCCGCAGTTTTCTTTGACTGAGACGGCGGTCAACTGTCACCACAATTACGTCGCCCGCGAGGAGCATTACGGCCAGTCGGTTTTTGTCACGCGCAAAGGCGCGGTGCGCGCGGGCAAGGGCGACCTGGGCATCATTCCGGGCAGCATGGGCGCGCGCTCGTACATCGTCCGCGGCCTCGGCAACGACGAGAGTTTTCACTCGTGCAGCCATGGCGCTGGCCGCTTGATGTCGCGCAATGAAGCGAAGCGGCGTTTCAGTCTCGAAGATCATATCAAAGCCACCGCCGGCATCGAGTGCCGCAAAGATTCTGACGTGATCGACGAAACGCCGATGGCGTACAAGCCCATCGACGACGTGATGAACGCACAGAAGGATTTGGTCGAGATCGTCCACACGCTGCGGCAAGTAGTGTGCGTGAAAGGATGA
- a CDS encoding Fic family protein, whose translation MLPVVSYQPQFTITPGLLARVEHIAALRENILATAVQVPWIPALQKDTRLRNAHSSTAIEGNPLTLEQVRAVEEGRELAGVTDRAKREVLNYFAGLRFIEKNLKKSRLTHEDLFKLHKIIAADVMDQGMAGCYRTIGVRVGRFVPPPPKDVSGLMFELLEWWNKEAGKHSSIISSAIIHHRFESIHPFADGNGRVGRTLGLWELFRRGFDTHHIFSVDEFYWEDRPRYYAELDAARQHDSDLTSWLEYAAEGLHVTLEKVWTRVQRLSAQSGRKKLVLRPKQEQLLQMLRDQKSMTPQQIWDGIGMSKQGALDLLRPLIMAGLVKRVGTKKSGRYILK comes from the coding sequence ATCCTGCCGGTTGTGAGCTACCAACCCCAATTCACCATCACACCGGGCTTGCTCGCTCGGGTTGAGCATATCGCGGCACTGCGGGAGAACATTTTGGCCACGGCGGTGCAGGTTCCGTGGATTCCGGCGCTGCAAAAGGATACACGGCTGCGCAACGCGCATAGTTCGACCGCCATCGAGGGCAATCCGTTAACGCTGGAGCAAGTACGCGCGGTCGAGGAAGGGCGCGAACTGGCGGGTGTCACGGACCGCGCGAAGCGGGAAGTGCTCAATTATTTCGCCGGCCTACGGTTCATCGAAAAGAACCTGAAGAAATCCCGGCTGACGCACGAAGACCTGTTCAAGCTGCACAAAATCATCGCCGCCGATGTCATGGATCAGGGCATGGCAGGATGCTACCGCACGATTGGCGTGCGCGTCGGTCGATTCGTGCCGCCGCCACCCAAAGACGTATCGGGACTGATGTTTGAACTCCTGGAGTGGTGGAACAAGGAAGCGGGCAAACACTCGTCAATCATATCTTCGGCTATTATCCATCACCGTTTTGAATCCATCCATCCATTTGCCGATGGCAACGGGCGGGTCGGACGGACACTGGGCCTGTGGGAACTGTTTCGACGCGGATTCGATACCCATCACATTTTTTCGGTGGACGAGTTTTATTGGGAAGACCGTCCGCGTTACTACGCTGAGCTCGATGCCGCACGCCAACATGACAGCGACCTGACGAGTTGGCTAGAATATGCCGCGGAAGGACTGCACGTGACCCTGGAAAAAGTTTGGACCCGTGTGCAACGCTTATCGGCGCAGTCAGGCCGCAAGAAATTAGTGCTGCGACCGAAGCAAGAGCAATTACTGCAAATGTTGCGTGACCAAAAGAGTATGACGCCACAGCAGATTTGGGACGGCATCGGAATGTCCAAGCAAGGCGCACTGGATTTGTTGCGCCCGTTGATAATGGCGGGCTTAGTAAAAAGAGTTGGCACAAAAAAGTCTGGGCGTTACATCCTAAAGTGA
- a CDS encoding ABC transporter ATP-binding protein translates to MSILNLRNVNKVFGEPNNGSALVPAVDNVSLDVDAGEFFSIIGPSGCGKSTLLRIIGGLLPATSGDLTVGTEKVTGPHPWLGMVFQEESTFPWRTTLGNVEFGLEMRGVAVEERRAKARAMIGLVGLSGFEERYPSELSGGMKQRVAIARALVLEPKILLMDEPFGALDEQTRIILGEELMKIRDQLKQTIILVTHNINESVQLSDRVMIMTARPGRVKEIVAIDLPQPRDSSIIASDRFGKLVGQVWGALREESIKSFKQTEQRQ, encoded by the coding sequence ATGTCTATCTTAAATCTCCGCAACGTCAACAAAGTCTTCGGCGAACCTAACAACGGGTCGGCACTGGTTCCCGCCGTCGACAATGTTTCTCTCGACGTCGACGCCGGCGAATTTTTCTCGATCATCGGGCCGTCGGGCTGCGGCAAGTCGACGCTGCTGCGAATCATCGGCGGCTTGCTTCCCGCCACTTCAGGAGATTTGACCGTCGGCACGGAGAAAGTCACCGGTCCGCATCCTTGGCTCGGCATGGTGTTTCAAGAAGAGTCGACGTTTCCTTGGCGCACGACGTTGGGCAACGTCGAGTTCGGTCTTGAGATGCGCGGGGTGGCTGTCGAAGAACGACGAGCAAAAGCTCGGGCTATGATTGGTCTCGTCGGCTTGTCGGGATTCGAAGAGCGCTATCCGTCAGAGCTGTCCGGCGGCATGAAACAGCGCGTCGCCATCGCCCGCGCGCTCGTGCTCGAACCGAAGATCCTATTGATGGACGAGCCCTTCGGCGCCCTCGACGAGCAGACGCGCATTATTCTCGGCGAAGAGCTGATGAAGATTCGCGATCAACTCAAGCAGACGATCATTTTAGTCACGCACAATATCAACGAATCCGTCCAGCTCTCTGACCGGGTCATGATCATGACCGCACGGCCGGGGCGCGTGAAAGAAATCGTCGCCATCGACTTGCCCCAGCCGCGCGACTCGTCGATCATCGCGTCGGACCGTTTCGGCAAACTGGTCGGCCAAGTCTGGGGCGCGCTCCGAGAAGAATCGATCAAGAGTTTTAAACAAACCGAACAAAGACAATAA
- a CDS encoding ABC transporter substrate-binding protein, whose protein sequence is MKKYLVSVVWVLWVVSPFASSTWAAAARTKIIVVVPHRILFTVALPVYIAQEKGYYRENNIDVDAVFTRGGGENVQAVVSGDAQIGLGTGTLAVISAFIKKAPIKIAAAEITGMDAFWYVQANTPMRKLEDLAGKKVAYSRPGASSHMAVLGIADQIKAKGLKPAEPVSLGGIPEVYTALRTGQTDAGWSVAPFQLDRVEKGELRVVVKGDEIVAMREQSARVHFTNNDFAAKNPDAVRGFFRAQQRALDYMFANKEDTAKIWIRRAEMKYPESAVLATWDYYNRAAMNLKPIRGLQTIIDDGIRNKFLNAPLTQAELNALVDLSFLP, encoded by the coding sequence ATGAAAAAGTATCTTGTGTCGGTCGTATGGGTCCTATGGGTCGTATCGCCCTTCGCTTCTTCAACCTGGGCTGCGGCCGCGCGCACCAAGATCATCGTCGTCGTCCCCCATCGCATCCTCTTCACCGTCGCCCTGCCGGTCTACATCGCTCAAGAGAAGGGTTATTACCGGGAAAATAATATCGACGTCGACGCCGTCTTCACCCGCGGCGGCGGCGAAAACGTCCAAGCGGTCGTCTCCGGCGACGCGCAAATTGGTCTTGGCACCGGTACCCTGGCGGTGATCAGCGCGTTCATCAAGAAGGCGCCGATCAAGATCGCCGCCGCCGAGATCACCGGCATGGACGCTTTCTGGTATGTCCAGGCCAACACGCCGATGCGCAAACTCGAAGACCTGGCCGGCAAGAAAGTCGCTTACAGCCGGCCCGGCGCGTCGAGCCACATGGCGGTCTTAGGTATCGCCGACCAAATCAAAGCGAAGGGTTTAAAACCGGCGGAACCGGTCTCCTTGGGCGGCATCCCGGAAGTCTATACAGCGCTACGGACCGGCCAGACCGACGCTGGATGGTCGGTGGCTCCGTTTCAATTGGATCGCGTCGAGAAGGGCGAGCTGCGCGTCGTCGTCAAGGGCGATGAGATCGTCGCCATGCGCGAACAGTCCGCCCGCGTCCATTTCACCAACAACGACTTCGCGGCGAAAAATCCCGACGCGGTGCGCGGTTTCTTCCGCGCCCAGCAGCGCGCCCTCGACTACATGTTCGCCAATAAAGAAGATACCGCGAAAATCTGGATCCGCCGCGCTGAAATGAAATATCCCGAGTCGGCCGTGCTCGCCACCTGGGACTACTACAACCGCGCCGCGATGAATCTGAAACCGATCCGCGGCCTACAAACGATCATCGACGACGGCATCAGAAACAAATTCCTGAACGCGCCGCTGACCCAGGCCGAACTCAACGCCCTAGTCGATCTGAGCTTCCTACCGTAG